ATGCCCTTTTCTGCGAGAACTGCGGGAAACCTGTAACTGCAATTGTGCCCCAGGCTGCAACGCCGCCACCGCCACCAGTTGCAGAGCCATTGCCTGAAAAACCCGTGGATAAGCCGGCCAAGGTAGCGGAGGGGGAGGCACCCCCATTACCGGTTTCACCTAAGGCACATCCGGGGCGCAACCGGAAGCTGCTCATCGGTGCCGGCATCATTGTTGCCGTGCTTGTTGCCCTGGTCTTTGCGTTTATCATAAATCCTGCTACACTGCTCCAACCTATCGGAATTTCGATCAACGGGGGTGCAGCTTCACCCGTTACTGCAACGCCGACTCCCGTGAACTACCGGAGCGGGAACGCACCGATCAATACCGTGATTCTGACAACGGTACCGACACAGGTGCTTCCCGAAGGAAACTCGCTGACCATTGTCGCAGAAAAAAACCCCGTTGATGCAGAAGTGGTTGTCAAGTTCGAAGGGGGTCGCGGGCAGGGGCTTGTGCTGGACAACCAGGTGATCCTGACGAGATCCGATGGGACCGTCACACAAGGGAAACTGGACTTTAGCCGGAAACCGTCAGAAGTCACCCTGCAGGGAACCCGCGGGACGGACCGCTTGCAGGTGATCGTGACCATGCGTTCCGGTGCAACCTATGCAATCGTAGACCAGTTGCTGCCATACCGGGTAAGGGGATAAAAAAGGAATTTTTTAAAATTTTATTTTTCATTGGGTTCCGGCCATCAGTTGATCCAGTCAAGTATCTGGTTTGCCGGCTCATGCACCCTTTTTTGGCCAATTTTCTCCTTGACACGTTTTACCGCCTCAATTGCGGGTGATGGCCTGGGTTGCTCATACCGCCCGTAATCCATATAGTCATTTGCCATGGAATCATCGACAGCAATCTCCTGCATAAGCAGGGTGACCGGATCTTCCTGCGGGACTGG
Above is a genomic segment from Methanoregula sp. containing:
- a CDS encoding TIR domain-containing protein, producing the protein MPPPDEFSRPNVNHHDVFISYAQLDKPIADAVCAKLESRHIRCWIAPRDVPPGKNFPEAIIDAIEESKVVTLIFSSHANNSPHVLREVTKAVNKGCIIVPFRVEDVVPSKSMEYLISVPHWLDAITPPLEKHIDELAGNVERILLSSKEPAVCASCKTPLSSNALFCENCGKPVTAIVPQAATPPPPPVAEPLPEKPVDKPAKVAEGEAPPLPVSPKAHPGRNRKLLIGAGIIVAVLVALVFAFIINPATLLQPIGISINGGAASPVTATPTPVNYRSGNAPINTVILTTVPTQVLPEGNSLTIVAEKNPVDAEVVVKFEGGRGQGLVLDNQVILTRSDGTVTQGKLDFSRKPSEVTLQGTRGTDRLQVIVTMRSGATYAIVDQLLPYRVRG